A single genomic interval of Oncorhynchus tshawytscha isolate Ot180627B linkage group LG15, Otsh_v2.0, whole genome shotgun sequence harbors:
- the LOC112214506 gene encoding NHS-like protein 2 isoform X2, translating to MEKLEVLRTRSANTNLDAESKRSAASSSTATSAHFRSPWQQSVNVFGSWSRPDCVQELHQEAQLNLQSLLQDFEEQLYDTKLTGQTFRHPTASSQSSDDTSTTLSRSPVSLNNKRPEFIFLPASKGQVCEEDETSSVSISRGTDPSPSPSPSPCGSDRPLVGWSSTSLGPPVAEKPRWHLGRRTPAHLLSLDITGEGKLLGVDLLQGSCSPSPSLGCGGGGQPRSLEPVTDTPVQHIPLRKTHSDLDPSFSLPKSPRNPPPTLGTMDHSAALLCSNSPSQSWNGPKGSTFSPGAWNEAYSYSLAPSPLGKGPATMPKGARMVGMVAGQGGELMCPSQTSLGLSVSSGSQSHSSSFTSISEPSGHRHPGTIGMMMGRRSETEGAASSSTDERSGLERGMGGGERRERSARSVAAANAFKFRERSLSTPTDSGSFCSTDNICGGMYSLGGLPGAGNGTNGNGGGVLTEMRHPHHHYPGGEGGERGESYALFYPSGSSEDGSNSIDNVSVTDGNFPPGGRLRLRSRSISLKKSKRKPPPPVRSVSLVKNLGDAEGRVHGHNGGHYRDGRPKSLHIPRDHLQDFQPDFLLPSSSLSKADLEEPELGHGGVDGPPSLEVHGPDTTELSFPAHWQLEEWKASDPYRSLSGSSTATGTTVIECMKVRGSSESLLDSPSTSRATSPSLLSIETESTKASSPFKPPGLMSPSSGYSSQSETPTPITPSNQVAGTPTGPACTLGCKMRPKIPERKSSLPATSPRDPAARSRLSFEMPVNAHLDLSSIKPKQKASRRHSDTSTAIKPGKLSAGSQSTLPVVITNELRNIRLRSVSRTDLEDCLDGASNDIIEEEQGRDLSPLLSPRLHPRPPRCPQTQTPVAFKPPLPKRPLNILLKSPSSSPVASDSPCLPC from the exons ACTTTGAAGAGCAGCTGTATGACACCAAGCTAACAGGCCAGACGTTCCGCCACCCAACAGCTTCCTCCCAGAGTTCTGACGACACGTCCACCACCCTCAGTcgctcccctgtctccctcaaCAACAAGAGACCTGAATTCATCTTCCTG CCGGCGTCTAAGGGGCAGGTGTGTGAGGAGGATGAGACCTCCTCAGTAAGTATCAGTAGGGGTACAGACccgtccccctctccttccccatcccccTGTGGGTCAGATCGCCCTCTAGTGGGGTGGAGCAGCACCTCCCTGGGACCCCCCGTGGCCGAGAAACCTCGTTGGCACCTGGGACGACGCACCCCCGCTCACCTGCTATCCCTCGACATCACAG gtgAGGGTAAACTCTTGGGCGTAGACCTCCTCCAGGGatcctgttccccctctccgTCCCTGGGCTGTGGTGGAGGAGGCCAGCCCCGGTCTCTGGAGCCTGTCACAGACACCCCTGTCCAGCACATACCCTTGAGAAAGACCCATAGTGACCTGGACCCCAGCTTCAGCCTTCCCAAGTCCCCCAGGAACCCCCCTCCTACCCTGGGCACCATGGACCACTCTGCCGCCCTCCTCTGCTCCAACTCCCCCTCTCAGTCCTGGAACGGCCCCAAGGGCTCCACCTTCTCCCCGGGAGCCTGGAACGAGGCCTATAGTTATAGTTTAGCTCCAAGTCCGCTGGGGAAGGGACCGGCGACCATGCCCAAGGGAGCAAGGATGGTGGGGATGGTTGCGGGGCAGGGTGGGGAGTTGATGTGCCCCTCTCAGACCAGTTTGGGACTCTCCGTGAGCTCGGGGTCGCAGTCTCACTCTAGTTCGTTCACGTCAATATCAGAACCTTCCGGACACAGGCACCCAGGCACCATAGGGATGATGATGGGGAGGCGGAGCGAGACAGAGGGGGCGGCATCTAGCTCCACTGACGAACGGAGTGgtctggagagagggatgggaggaggcgagagaagggagaggtcGGCGCGTTCTGTCGCCGCCGCCAATGCATTTAAGTTCCGTGAGCGTTCTCTTTCCACGCCGACGGATTCCGGCTCGTTCTGCTCCACGGACAACATCTGCGGCGGTATGTACAGCCTCGGTGGACTACCTGGAGCCGGTAATGGGACAAACGGGAACGGTGGCGGCGTTTTAACAGAGATGCGCCACCCACACCACCATTACCCTGGCGGTGAGGGGGGTGAGAGGGGCGAGAGCTATGCCCTCTTCTACCCCAGCGGGAGCTCCGAGGATGGGAGCAACAGCATTGACAACGTCTCCGTAACCGACGGCAACTTCCCCCCGGGCGGTCGCCTACGGTTACGTTCTCGCTCCATCTCGCTGAAGAAGTCCAAACGCAAACCCCCTCCACCCGTCCGGAGCGTCTCGCTCGTGAAGAATTTAGGGGACGCCGAGGGGCGCGTGCATGGCCACAACGGAGGGCACTACCGGGACGGCCGCCCCAAATCCCTACACATCCCCCGGGACCACCTCCAGGACTTCCAGCCAGACTTCCTcctaccttcctcctccctctccaaggcCGATCTGGAGGAGCCTGAGCTGGGCCATGGCGGCGTGGACGGACCCCCTAGCCTCGAGGTCCACGGACCAGACACAACAGAGCTGTCCTTCCCAGCTCACTGGCAGCTGGAGGAGTGGAAAGCTTCTGACCCCTACAGGTCGTTGTCTGGGTCTAGTACAGCCACAGGGACGACTGTTATAGAGTGCATGAAG GTTCGGGGCAGCTCCGAGTCACTCCTGgactctccctccacctccagagccacctccccctccctgctctccATTGAGACAGAGTCGACCAAAGCTTCCTCCCCCTTCAAGCCACCAGGACTCATGTCCCCCTCCAGCGGCTACTCTAGCCAGTCAGAAACTCCGACGCCCATCACCCCCTCCAACCAGGTGGCAGGAACACCAACAGGGCCCGCCTGCACATTGGGGTGTAAGATGCGCCCCAAAATCCCAGAGAGGAAGTCTTCGTTGCCAGCTACATCACCACGGGACCCTGCCGCCCGATCTAGGCTGTCCTTCGAGATGCCGGTTAACGCTCATCTGGATTTGTCCTCCATCAAACCAAAACAGAAGGCCAGCCGGCGCCATTCTGACACGTCCACCGCCATTAAGCCCGGTAAACTGAGTGCCGGCAGCCAATCAACTCTCCCAGTGGTGATCACGAACGAGCTCCGGAACATCCGCCTGCGTTCTGTCTCCCGTACTGACCTGGAGGACTGCCTTGATGGAGCCTCTAATGACATCATTGAGGAGGAGCAGGGCCGCGACCTTTCCCCCCTCCTGTCACCCCGGTTGCATCCCCGGCCCCCTCGTTGCCCCCAGACCCAAACCCCTGTGGCCTTCAAGCCCCCATTACCCAAACGCCCCCTCAACATCCTCCTCaagtccccttcctcctcccccgtTGCTTCCgactccccctgcctcccctgttGA
- the LOC121839390 gene encoding NHS-like protein 2, which translates to MEPEFNPDLELRLGPEDGGSLPSPCSNQEVLETQDKSKSLPSRMTISCLAELDKKKPKVPPPVPKKPNVLLLPSNGTTDRQGTQTDCPAALRSPVGAFPPEEIPGKEENQENYLGIGTDEESSMESSLQDSSFTDVEGRLSITETGRSDDAESVEESSSVVSDKTELHITEEMDDDVRGHTPTTHTTEDLFTKIHRSKRKVLGRKEPGDSFGSRQSLVSPVKHSTSGGDLRTLTLGSTPRSTSRNDNFMALLQKKGSKSSTGGARVSAMELLKSTNPLARRVTEFSTSADGGGDMTTGNNGTRMPQDQ; encoded by the exons ATGGAGCCGGAGTTCAACCCTGACTTGGAGCTCCGTCTTGGGCCTGAGGATGGAGGGtcactcccctctccctgcaGTAACCAGGAAGTGCTGGAGACTCAGGATAAGAGCAAGTCTCTACCTAGCAGGATGACCATATCCTGTCTGGCTGAATTGGACAAGAAGAAACCCAAG GTTCCTCCGCCGGTTCCAAAGAAGCCCAACGTCCTGCTACTTCCCTCCAACGGTACCACCGACAGACAGGGAACACAGACAGACTGCCCTGCCGCTCTCCGCTCTCCCGTTGGAGCGTTCCCACCAGAAGAGATTCCCGGGAAAGAGGAAAACCAGGAAAATTACCTGGGAATAGGGACGGATGAGGAAAGCTCCATGGAGTCTTCATTACAGGACTCTTCTTTTACAGACGTGGAGGGGAGGCTCAGCATTACAGAGACAGGCAGAA GTGATGATGCGGAGAGTGTTGAGGAGAGCAGTTCGGTCGTTAGTGACAAGACGGAACTCCACATCACAGAGGAAATGGATGATGATGTCAGAggacacacacctaccacacacaccacagaggacCTGTTCACCAAAATACACAG gtcAAAAAGGAAAGTCCTGGGCCGTAAGGAACCAGGGGACTCGTTCGGCAGCCGCCAGAGTCTGGTCTCCCCGGTGAAGCACAGCACCAGTGGTGGTGACCTCCGAACCCTGACCCTGGGCTCGACCCCGCGCTCCACCTCGCGGAATGACAACTTCATGGCCCTGCTCCAAAAGAAGGGCAGCAAGTCCAGCACGGGAGGGGCCAGAGTCTCTGCTATGGAACTCCTCAAGAGCACAAACCCCCTCGCACGACGCGTCACAGAATTCTCCACCTCGGCGGACGGAGGAGGGGATATGACCACCGGGAATAATGGAACCAGAATGCCTCAGGACCAATGA